A single window of Physeter macrocephalus isolate SW-GA unplaced genomic scaffold, ASM283717v5 random_333, whole genome shotgun sequence DNA harbors:
- the LOC129391869 gene encoding C-Maf-inducing protein-like encodes MDLTSTSGGGDSRQIEETKPLLGGDVPAPEGTKMGAVPCRRALLLCNGMRYKLLQEGDIQVCVIRHPRTFLSKILTSKFLRRWEPHHLTLADNSLASATHIWICGGWENKTTRKKRK; translated from the exons ATGGATCTGACCAGCACCTCGGGCGGCGGCGATTCCCGGCAGATCGAGGAGACCAAGCCGCTGCTGGGGGGTGACGTGCCGGCCCCCGAGGGCACGAAGATGGGCGCCGTGCCCTGCCGCCGGGCCCTTCTGCTGTGCAACGGGATGAGGTACAAACTGCTGCAGGAGGGCGACATCCAGGTCTGTGTCATCCGGCACCCGCGGACCTTTCTCAGCAAGATCCTCACCTCGAAATTCCTGAGGCGCTGGGAGCCGCACCACCTAACGCTGGCCGACAACAGCCTGGCGTCCGCCACG CACATCTGGATCTGCGGCGgatgggaaaacaaaacaaccagaaaaaaaagaaaataa